One Gordonia mangrovi genomic region harbors:
- the groL gene encoding chaperonin GroEL (60 kDa chaperone family; promotes refolding of misfolded polypeptides especially under stressful conditions; forms two stacked rings of heptamers to form a barrel-shaped 14mer; ends can be capped by GroES; misfolded proteins enter the barrel where they are refolded when GroES binds), which translates to MPKQIEFDDVARRALERGINQLADTVKVTLGPRGRHVVLAKAFGGPNVTNDGVTIARDVDLEDPFENLGAQLVKSVATKTNDVAGDGTTTATVLAQAMVTAGLRNVAAGANPIALGAGIGKAADAISAELVRLSTPVDGEKAISQVATVSSRDGEVGEMVAKAMTRVGADGVVTVEEGSGLSTDLDVTEGVQFDKGYLSPYFVTDADSQEAVLEDALVLLYRDKISSLPEFLPLLEKVAADGKSLLIIAEDVEGEPLSTLVVNSIRKTIKAVAVKAPFFGDRRKAFLEDLAVVTGGTVISSDIGVSLSDAGLELLGSVRRAVVTKDTTTLVEGAGTSEEIAQRSEQLRREIERSDSDWDREKLAERLAKLAGGVAVIRVGAATETALKERKHRVEDAVAAAKAAVEEGIIAGGGTAILQAAKVLDDLAADLTDDEALGVRVVRDAARAPLFWIASNAGVDGSVVATRVADSDAGIGFNAATLEYGDLLVDGIIDPVKVTRSAVVNAASVARMVLTTETAITDQPDEGAADAHGHGHAH; encoded by the coding sequence ATGCCCAAACAGATTGAATTCGACGATGTAGCGCGCCGCGCACTCGAACGCGGCATCAACCAACTGGCCGACACGGTCAAGGTCACCCTCGGTCCGCGCGGCCGGCACGTGGTGCTGGCCAAGGCGTTCGGCGGACCCAACGTCACCAATGACGGTGTCACCATCGCCCGTGACGTGGACCTCGAGGATCCCTTCGAGAACCTCGGTGCCCAGCTGGTGAAGTCGGTGGCCACCAAGACCAACGACGTCGCCGGTGACGGCACCACCACCGCGACGGTGCTGGCCCAGGCGATGGTGACCGCCGGGCTGCGCAACGTGGCCGCCGGTGCCAACCCGATAGCGCTCGGTGCCGGCATCGGCAAGGCCGCCGACGCGATCAGCGCCGAACTGGTCCGGCTCTCCACGCCGGTCGACGGCGAGAAGGCCATCTCCCAGGTCGCCACCGTCTCCTCGCGCGACGGCGAGGTCGGCGAGATGGTTGCCAAGGCCATGACGCGGGTCGGCGCCGACGGCGTCGTCACCGTCGAAGAGGGATCGGGTCTGTCCACCGATCTCGACGTGACCGAAGGCGTCCAGTTCGACAAGGGCTACCTGTCGCCGTACTTCGTGACCGACGCCGACAGCCAGGAGGCCGTCCTCGAAGACGCGCTCGTGCTGCTCTACCGCGACAAGATCAGCTCGCTGCCGGAGTTCCTTCCGCTGCTGGAGAAGGTCGCCGCCGACGGCAAGTCGCTGCTGATCATCGCCGAGGACGTCGAAGGCGAGCCGCTGTCGACCCTGGTCGTCAACTCGATCCGCAAGACCATCAAGGCCGTCGCCGTGAAGGCGCCGTTCTTCGGTGATCGCCGCAAGGCGTTCCTGGAGGACCTGGCTGTGGTCACCGGCGGAACCGTCATCTCCTCGGACATCGGCGTCAGCCTGTCCGACGCCGGCCTCGAACTGCTCGGTTCGGTGCGTCGCGCGGTGGTCACCAAGGACACGACGACCCTGGTCGAGGGTGCCGGCACCTCGGAGGAGATCGCGCAGCGTTCCGAGCAGCTGCGCCGCGAGATCGAGCGCAGCGACTCCGACTGGGATCGCGAGAAGCTCGCCGAGCGACTGGCCAAGCTGGCCGGCGGCGTTGCGGTGATCCGGGTGGGTGCGGCCACCGAGACCGCGCTCAAGGAGCGCAAGCATCGCGTCGAGGACGCGGTTGCGGCCGCCAAGGCAGCCGTCGAGGAGGGCATCATCGCCGGTGGCGGTACCGCCATCCTGCAGGCCGCCAAGGTGCTCGACGACCTGGCCGCAGACCTGACCGACGACGAGGCACTCGGCGTGCGGGTCGTCCGCGACGCGGCTCGGGCCCCGCTGTTCTGGATCGCGTCGAACGCCGGTGTCGACGGCTCGGTCGTCGCCACCCGGGTGGCCGACTCGGATGCGGGGATCGGTTTCAACGCCGCGACGCTCGAGTACGGCGATCTGCTCGTCGACGGCATCATCGACCCGGTCAAGGTGACCCGCTCGGCTGTCGTCAACGCCGCCTCGGTGGCTCGCATGGTGCTCACCACCGAGACCGCCATCACCGATCAGCCGGACGAGGGTGCGGCAGACGCGCACGGACACGGACACGCACACTGA
- the groES gene encoding co-chaperone GroES, translated as MASVNIKPLEDKILVQAVEAETTTASGLVIPDTAKEKPQEGTVIAVGEGRVTEQGNRVPVDVKEGDTVIYSKYGGTEIKYAGEEYLILSARDVLAVIGK; from the coding sequence GTGGCGAGCGTGAACATCAAGCCGCTTGAGGACAAGATCCTGGTGCAGGCCGTGGAGGCAGAGACGACCACCGCGTCCGGTCTGGTCATCCCGGACACCGCCAAGGAGAAGCCGCAGGAAGGCACCGTCATCGCCGTGGGCGAGGGCCGGGTCACCGAGCAGGGTAACCGCGTCCCCGTCGACGTCAAGGAAGGCGACACCGTCATCTACAGCAAGTACGGGGGCACCGAGATCAAGTACGCCGGCGAGGAGTACCTGATCCTCTCGGCGCGCGACGTGCTGGCCGTCATCGGCAAGTAA
- the tsaD gene encoding tRNA (adenosine(37)-N6)-threonylcarbamoyltransferase complex transferase subunit TsaD, producing the protein MIVMGIESSCDETGVGIVRWEPDNIGDGGRSTATLLADEVASSVDEHARFGGVVPEIASRAHLEAIVPTMQRARAAADIDRPDAIAVTIGPGLAGALLVGVAAAKAYALAWDVPLFAMNHLGGHVAVDTLEHGPMPECVALLVSGGHTHLLHVTDLARPITELGTTVDDAAGEAFDKVARLLDLGFPGGPALDRAAAEGDAQAIAFPRGMTGPRDARHDFSFSGLKTAVARHVEKCERQGVAVSIPDVAASFQEAVADVLTMKAVRACTDLDVDTLVLGGGATANSRIRSMAQERCAAAGITLRVPRPRLCTDNGVMIATLGAHVIGGGAEPSPLTVATDPGMSVQVSQL; encoded by the coding sequence ATGATCGTGATGGGTATCGAGAGCTCCTGCGACGAGACCGGTGTCGGCATCGTCCGGTGGGAACCGGACAACATCGGTGACGGCGGGCGCTCAACCGCGACCCTGCTGGCCGACGAGGTGGCCTCCAGTGTCGACGAACACGCACGGTTCGGCGGCGTGGTCCCCGAGATCGCGTCGCGGGCCCACCTGGAGGCGATCGTCCCGACGATGCAACGGGCCCGCGCAGCCGCCGACATCGACCGGCCGGACGCGATTGCGGTGACCATCGGCCCGGGGCTGGCCGGGGCACTGCTGGTCGGGGTGGCCGCGGCCAAGGCGTATGCGCTCGCCTGGGACGTTCCGTTGTTCGCGATGAATCATCTCGGCGGGCACGTCGCGGTGGACACCCTCGAACACGGGCCGATGCCCGAATGTGTGGCGCTGCTGGTCTCGGGTGGGCACACCCACCTGCTGCACGTCACCGACCTCGCCCGCCCCATCACCGAACTGGGCACCACGGTCGACGACGCGGCCGGTGAGGCCTTCGACAAGGTCGCCCGACTACTCGATCTGGGATTTCCCGGCGGACCCGCACTCGACCGGGCGGCCGCCGAGGGAGATGCGCAGGCCATCGCGTTTCCGCGCGGGATGACCGGACCGCGCGACGCGCGTCATGACTTCTCGTTCAGCGGGCTGAAGACCGCCGTCGCCCGCCATGTGGAGAAGTGCGAGCGGCAGGGGGTCGCGGTGTCGATCCCGGACGTCGCCGCATCGTTTCAGGAGGCGGTCGCCGACGTGTTGACGATGAAGGCGGTCCGGGCGTGCACCGATCTCGACGTCGACACCCTCGTCCTCGGCGGTGGCGCCACCGCGAACTCCCGCATCCGGTCGATGGCCCAGGAGCGCTGTGCGGCCGCCGGGATCACGCTGCGCGTGCCCCGGCCGCGCCTGTGTACCGACAACGGCGTCATGATCGCCACCCTCGGTGCACACGTGATCGGTGGTGGGGCCGAGCCCTCACCGCTGACCGTGGCCACCGACCCCGGGATGTCGGTGCAGGTCAGTCAGCTCTGA
- a CDS encoding WhiB family transcriptional regulator yields the protein MPQPNHLPGPNADIWDWQMQGLCRGVDSSMFFHPDGERGRARAQRERRAKEMCHQCPVIAQCREHALAVAEPYGIWGGLSESERSMLMKRGVGRRIAS from the coding sequence ATGCCTCAGCCGAATCACCTCCCTGGTCCGAATGCCGATATCTGGGACTGGCAAATGCAGGGCCTGTGCCGCGGTGTGGACTCATCGATGTTCTTCCACCCGGACGGCGAGCGCGGGCGCGCCCGCGCTCAGCGTGAGCGCCGCGCGAAGGAGATGTGCCACCAGTGCCCGGTGATCGCGCAGTGCCGCGAACACGCACTCGCGGTGGCCGAACCCTATGGCATCTGGGGCGGCCTCTCGGAGTCCGAGCGCAGCATGCTGATGAAGCGGGGCGTCGGCCGCCGCATCGCGAGCTGA
- the tsaE gene encoding tRNA (adenosine(37)-N6)-threonylcarbamoyltransferase complex ATPase subunit type 1 TsaE, with protein MSESTRPATAGSRTLPEVDDTEALGRELAAQLQAGDLVILDGPLGAGKTAMTRGIADGLGVTGRVSSPTFIIAREHRSALPGRPGMIHVDAYRLGGLDELDALDLDTDLADSVVVVEWGEGVAEHLAERHLRVRLRREPESELRSAAWEWVEL; from the coding sequence ATGAGCGAATCGACCCGACCGGCCACCGCCGGCTCGCGGACACTCCCCGAGGTCGACGACACCGAGGCGCTCGGTCGCGAACTCGCGGCGCAATTGCAGGCCGGCGATCTGGTGATCCTGGACGGTCCGCTGGGGGCCGGCAAGACGGCGATGACCCGGGGCATCGCCGACGGGCTCGGGGTGACCGGGCGGGTGTCGTCGCCGACATTCATCATCGCCCGCGAACACCGGTCCGCATTGCCGGGGCGGCCGGGGATGATCCACGTCGACGCCTACCGGCTCGGCGGTCTGGACGAACTCGACGCCCTCGACCTCGACACCGATCTGGCGGATTCGGTGGTGGTGGTCGAATGGGGCGAGGGGGTGGCCGAACATCTGGCGGAGCGTCATCTCCGGGTGCGTCTGCGCCGCGAACCGGAGTCCGAGCTGCGCAGCGCCGCATGGGAATGGGTGGAGCTCTGA
- a CDS encoding anti-sigma-D factor RsdA, translating to MNDEREPADQRWDVNEPIDMTSVHIDDQFIESLAQDRPVPTRDQAEYELAELLSGWRHEVIAEPPPELPTVDEVESAIAASERAERGRGVIRHLRIASGVAAVVVIACAGLTVLAEGSSPGDPLWGVKKVVFAEAASETQAAMDIQSDLEKAEAAMAAGDADQAAALITKAEKQMGPVRDDDTRNRMNEWMQRLRADTDSALSSASSAAVPGGSSSAGGSAGPSTPPRDLDRQSGSSSVTVTVPSSGNPPATSAPDSPTGQPDTTQPEQPPTPTTTTPTPTAAPENPPTSTRPPSTTTTTTTTTPWFFW from the coding sequence ATGAACGACGAGCGTGAGCCTGCCGACCAACGGTGGGATGTGAACGAACCCATCGACATGACCTCGGTCCACATCGACGACCAGTTCATCGAATCGCTGGCCCAGGACCGACCCGTGCCGACGCGGGATCAGGCGGAGTACGAACTCGCCGAGCTGTTGTCGGGCTGGCGTCACGAGGTCATCGCCGAGCCGCCGCCGGAGCTGCCCACTGTCGACGAGGTCGAGTCCGCCATCGCCGCATCCGAGCGTGCCGAGCGTGGCCGTGGTGTCATCCGGCATTTGCGCATCGCATCCGGGGTGGCCGCGGTCGTCGTCATCGCCTGTGCGGGTCTCACCGTGCTGGCCGAGGGCTCCTCGCCGGGGGACCCGCTCTGGGGAGTCAAGAAGGTGGTCTTCGCCGAGGCGGCCAGCGAAACCCAGGCGGCGATGGACATCCAATCAGATCTGGAGAAGGCCGAGGCCGCGATGGCCGCCGGTGATGCCGACCAGGCGGCCGCGTTGATCACGAAGGCCGAGAAGCAGATGGGCCCGGTCCGTGACGACGACACCCGCAACCGGATGAACGAGTGGATGCAGCGACTGCGCGCCGACACCGACTCGGCCCTGTCGTCGGCATCGTCGGCCGCGGTTCCGGGCGGATCGAGCAGCGCAGGTGGATCGGCCGGTCCCAGCACGCCACCGCGAGACCTCGATCGCCAGAGTGGCAGCAGTTCGGTGACCGTCACGGTGCCGAGTTCGGGTAACCCGCCGGCCACGTCGGCACCGGACAGCCCGACCGGTCAGCCCGACACCACACAGCCCGAGCAACCGCCGACTCCGACGACCACGACACCCACGCCGACGGCCGCCCCCGAGAACCCGCCGACGTCGACGCGACCCCCGAGCACCACCACGACCACCACGACGACGACGCCATGGTTCTTCTGGTGA
- the rimI gene encoding ribosomal protein S18-alanine N-acetyltransferase: MTTSELIVDALEHSDIPRCAALEIVMFADDSPWPVTAFRAELNAPYNTYVAAREQPGGPVVGYAGISTLGSTGDLECEIHTIAVAPTHRGRGYGRALLAALLAVADDCGAPVYLEVRTDNDTAIALYERNGFVRSGVRRNYYQPSGADAYTMIRPATTPQQPGETP; the protein is encoded by the coding sequence GTGACGACCTCGGAACTGATCGTCGACGCCCTCGAGCACTCGGACATCCCGCGGTGCGCGGCGTTGGAGATAGTGATGTTCGCCGACGACTCCCCCTGGCCGGTCACGGCTTTCCGCGCCGAGTTGAACGCCCCGTACAACACCTACGTCGCCGCACGTGAACAACCGGGTGGACCGGTCGTGGGCTATGCGGGCATCTCCACGCTCGGATCGACCGGCGACCTCGAATGTGAGATCCACACCATCGCGGTCGCGCCGACCCATCGCGGCCGCGGATACGGTCGTGCGCTGCTCGCGGCATTGCTCGCCGTGGCCGACGACTGCGGTGCCCCGGTGTACCTGGAGGTGCGTACCGACAACGACACCGCGATCGCGCTCTACGAACGCAACGGGTTCGTCCGCTCGGGGGTTCGCCGAAACTACTACCAGCCGTCCGGCGCCGACGCGTACACCATGATCCGACCGGCGACCACGCCGCAGCAGCCGGGGGAGACGCCATGA
- the shbA gene encoding RNA polymerase sigma factor ShbA, giving the protein MKLTGVELDEAVRAAGQGDRTALTSVLESVQDPILRYCRGRIGVGERHLFSADDIAQEALMAVMTALPRYQDQGRPFMAFVYGIAAHKVADAMRVAGRVKSDPVETLPETVSFVGGPEQLALDSDASRRMRSLLNILPDKQREVLVLRLVVGLSAEETADAIDSTPGAVRVAQHRALAKLRTELRKAGEVDERRA; this is encoded by the coding sequence ATGAAACTGACGGGTGTTGAGCTGGACGAGGCCGTCCGCGCCGCAGGGCAGGGCGATCGAACAGCGCTCACGTCGGTTCTCGAAAGTGTGCAGGATCCGATCCTGCGCTACTGCCGAGGGCGGATTGGAGTCGGAGAACGTCATCTGTTCTCCGCCGACGATATCGCGCAGGAGGCGTTGATGGCAGTGATGACCGCGCTGCCCCGGTACCAGGACCAGGGCAGGCCGTTCATGGCCTTTGTGTACGGCATTGCCGCACACAAGGTGGCCGATGCCATGCGAGTGGCCGGGCGGGTCAAGTCCGATCCGGTCGAGACGCTTCCCGAGACGGTGTCGTTCGTCGGTGGTCCCGAACAGTTGGCGCTGGACTCCGACGCGAGCCGCAGAATGCGGTCGCTGCTGAACATCCTGCCGGACAAGCAACGTGAGGTCCTCGTCCTGCGGTTGGTGGTCGGGCTGTCGGCCGAGGAGACCGCGGACGCGATCGACAGCACCCCCGGCGCCGTGCGGGTCGCCCAACACCGCGCATTGGCCAAGTTGCGGACCGAGCTGAGGAAGGCGGGTGAGGTCGATGAACGACGAGCGTGA
- the guaB gene encoding IMP dehydrogenase — MTAVRTGGDDPGKVAMLGLTFDDVLLLPSASDVIPSNVDTSSRVTKDITLKVPLVSSAMDTVTEARMAIAMARAGGMGVLHRNLSIEDQAGQVETVKRSEAGMVTDPVTCSPTHTLADVDAMCARYRISGLPVVDDAGELVGIITNRDMRFEVDQSRPVAEVMTKAPLITAQEGVSAEAALGLLRRNKVEKLPIVDGNGKLTGLITVKDFVKTEQHPLATKDADGRLLVGAAVGTGDPQWDRAMALADAGADVIIVDTAHAHNRLVLDMVAKLKAEVGDRVQVVGGNVATREAALALVEAGADAVKVGVGPGSICTTRVVAGVGAPQITAILEAVAVCKQHDVPVIADGGLQYSGDIAKALAAGASTAMLGSLLAGTAEAPGELILVNGKQFKSYRGMGSLGAMQGRGQAKSYSKDRYFQDDVLAEEKLVPEGIEGRVPFRGPLGQVIHQLVGGLRAAMGYTGSSSITDLHDARFVQITAAGLKESHPHDITLTTEAPNYYSR, encoded by the coding sequence ATGACTGCAGTGCGCACCGGTGGAGACGACCCCGGCAAGGTCGCGATGCTCGGCCTCACCTTCGACGACGTCCTGTTGCTGCCCTCGGCCTCCGACGTCATCCCGAGCAATGTGGACACCTCGTCGCGGGTGACCAAGGACATCACCCTCAAGGTCCCGCTGGTGAGTTCGGCGATGGACACGGTGACCGAGGCCCGGATGGCCATCGCGATGGCACGTGCCGGTGGCATGGGCGTGTTGCACCGCAACCTGTCGATCGAGGATCAGGCCGGTCAGGTGGAGACGGTGAAGCGCTCGGAGGCCGGCATGGTCACCGACCCGGTCACGTGCTCTCCCACGCACACGCTCGCCGACGTCGACGCGATGTGTGCGCGGTATCGGATCTCGGGCCTGCCGGTGGTCGACGACGCAGGTGAACTCGTCGGCATCATCACCAACCGCGACATGCGTTTCGAGGTCGATCAATCCCGCCCGGTGGCCGAGGTGATGACCAAGGCCCCGCTGATCACCGCGCAGGAGGGCGTCTCCGCCGAGGCGGCGCTCGGTCTGCTGCGCCGCAACAAGGTGGAGAAGTTGCCGATCGTCGACGGCAACGGCAAGCTCACCGGGCTGATCACGGTGAAGGACTTCGTCAAGACCGAGCAGCACCCGCTGGCGACGAAGGACGCCGACGGCCGTCTGCTCGTCGGTGCCGCGGTCGGAACCGGTGACCCGCAGTGGGATCGCGCGATGGCGCTGGCCGATGCGGGGGCCGACGTGATCATCGTGGACACCGCGCACGCCCACAACCGTCTCGTTCTCGACATGGTGGCCAAGCTCAAGGCCGAGGTCGGTGACCGCGTGCAGGTCGTCGGTGGCAACGTCGCGACGCGCGAGGCGGCGCTGGCCCTCGTCGAGGCCGGCGCCGACGCCGTGAAGGTCGGTGTGGGACCGGGCTCGATCTGCACCACCCGGGTCGTCGCCGGTGTCGGCGCGCCACAGATCACCGCGATCCTCGAAGCGGTGGCCGTCTGCAAGCAGCACGACGTGCCGGTCATCGCCGATGGCGGTCTGCAGTACTCGGGCGATATCGCCAAGGCGTTGGCCGCCGGAGCGTCCACCGCGATGCTCGGCTCGCTGCTGGCCGGTACGGCCGAGGCGCCGGGTGAGCTGATCCTGGTGAACGGCAAGCAGTTCAAGAGCTACCGGGGGATGGGTTCGCTCGGGGCGATGCAGGGGCGCGGCCAGGCCAAGTCCTATTCCAAGGACCGCTACTTCCAGGACGACGTGCTCGCCGAGGAGAAGCTCGTACCCGAGGGCATCGAGGGGCGGGTTCCGTTCCGCGGGCCGCTCGGGCAGGTGATCCATCAGCTCGTCGGTGGGCTGCGCGCCGCGATGGGCTACACCGGGTCGTCGAGCATCACCGA
- a CDS encoding DUF5319 domain-containing protein, with the protein MRDHLPPGLPPDPFADDPSDPASALDSVEPGVPLDENERVAVEEDLADLAVYEALLAHRGVRGLVVVCEDCHEDHYHDWDMLRANLLQLLIDGTVRPHEPAVDPRPESYVTWDYCRGYADARGHMDDDR; encoded by the coding sequence GTGCGTGACCATCTTCCACCCGGACTGCCGCCCGATCCGTTCGCCGACGACCCCAGCGACCCGGCGTCGGCACTGGACTCGGTGGAACCCGGCGTCCCCCTCGACGAGAACGAGCGGGTCGCCGTCGAAGAGGATCTCGCCGATCTCGCGGTCTACGAGGCGCTGTTGGCGCACCGCGGTGTCCGCGGCCTGGTGGTGGTCTGCGAGGACTGCCACGAGGATCATTACCACGACTGGGACATGCTCCGCGCCAACCTGCTGCAACTACTCATCGACGGCACCGTCCGGCCCCACGAACCGGCGGTCGATCCGCGCCCGGAATCCTACGTCACCTGGGACTATTGCCGCGGCTACGCAGACGCGCGTGGCCACATGGACGACGACCGCTGA
- a CDS encoding alpha/beta fold hydrolase — translation MGRSERFGWLAGVTGVGAIGAVAASGVARNAARRRSTGRVDPFAGVDFTTIYDDDATTVTADDGVSLAVRTVVTGPGGRDPSVEPDLTVVFVHGFSLRMASWHFQRYALEAWWSQRTVRMVFFDHRGHGRSDPAPSDTCTISQLADDTAAVIRSVAPDGPLVLVGHSMGGMSLMGLARRDPALFGPQGRVTGVALVATAARGIAEAGLGEGLHNPLVDAFRLSVRHVPALVRAGRGITRQALEPVLVAASFGTDFYSPNAGRAVEKMIQNTPIETLVDFLHTLEDHDETTALPILAQVPSVVVCGNQDRLTPLPRSVRMYSELGADSRLVVVDGAGHMVPMERPEEVTEAIADLVDRARVAAGQPHRRWWRKLVAR, via the coding sequence ATGGGTAGATCCGAGCGGTTCGGATGGCTCGCCGGGGTCACCGGCGTCGGTGCGATCGGTGCGGTCGCAGCCAGTGGGGTGGCCCGCAACGCGGCGCGCCGGCGTTCGACCGGCCGGGTGGATCCGTTCGCCGGCGTGGATTTCACCACGATCTACGACGATGACGCGACAACGGTGACCGCCGACGACGGGGTGTCCCTGGCGGTGCGGACGGTGGTCACCGGCCCGGGTGGCCGTGACCCGTCGGTCGAACCCGACCTCACCGTCGTGTTCGTGCACGGCTTCAGCCTGCGCATGGCGAGTTGGCATTTCCAGCGTTACGCACTCGAGGCGTGGTGGTCACAGCGGACGGTCCGGATGGTGTTCTTCGATCATCGGGGCCACGGGCGCAGCGATCCGGCGCCGTCGGACACCTGCACCATCTCCCAGCTCGCCGACGACACCGCCGCGGTGATCCGATCGGTGGCACCGGACGGACCCCTTGTGCTGGTGGGACATTCGATGGGCGGTATGTCGCTGATGGGACTGGCGCGCCGCGACCCGGCACTGTTCGGGCCGCAGGGCCGGGTGACCGGGGTGGCGCTGGTCGCGACCGCGGCGCGCGGGATCGCCGAGGCAGGACTCGGGGAGGGCCTGCACAATCCGCTCGTCGACGCCTTCCGGTTGTCGGTGCGTCACGTCCCCGCGCTGGTCCGGGCGGGGCGGGGTATCACCCGGCAGGCGCTCGAGCCGGTGCTGGTGGCCGCGAGCTTCGGCACGGACTTCTACAGTCCCAACGCCGGACGTGCGGTGGAGAAGATGATCCAGAACACCCCGATCGAGACGCTCGTGGACTTCTTGCACACCCTGGAGGACCACGACGAGACCACGGCGTTGCCGATCCTGGCGCAGGTTCCCTCGGTGGTGGTGTGCGGCAACCAGGATCGTCTCACCCCGCTGCCACGTTCGGTGCGTATGTACTCCGAGCTGGGTGCCGATTCCCGGCTCGTCGTCGTGGACGGGGCCGGACACATGGTGCCCATGGAGCGGCCGGAGGAGGTCACCGAGGCGATCGCCGATCTGGTGGATCGTGCCCGGGTCGCGGCCGGTCAACCGCATCGCCGGTGGTGGCGGAAGTTGGTGGCGCGATGA
- the tsaB gene encoding tRNA (adenosine(37)-N6)-threonylcarbamoyltransferase complex dimerization subunit type 1 TsaB, giving the protein MDVLAIDTSTDAVVAGVAAVHAADGVPEVLAEQRVTDGRRHAEVLTSLIEEGLQAAAVTRGDLDAVVVGCGPGPFTGLRVGMATAAAFGDALGLPVYGVCSLDAIAAQERSVAVAASSLLVVTDARRREIYWATYDKGARTAGPAVGAPGDVVADLTDVPIDVVVGSPAHTDLFDRPVGTASVPTVAGLVTAAHADLRDGAPSAALVPLYLRRPDAVEPKRRRPAGPQHQEVAR; this is encoded by the coding sequence ATGGATGTTCTCGCGATCGACACCTCGACCGACGCGGTCGTCGCCGGCGTCGCGGCGGTGCATGCCGCCGATGGTGTCCCGGAGGTTCTCGCCGAACAGCGGGTGACCGACGGTCGGCGCCATGCCGAGGTTCTCACCAGCCTCATCGAGGAGGGCCTGCAGGCGGCCGCCGTGACGCGCGGCGACCTCGATGCGGTGGTGGTCGGTTGCGGTCCGGGCCCGTTCACGGGGCTGCGGGTCGGGATGGCCACCGCGGCGGCGTTCGGTGATGCGCTGGGTCTCCCGGTGTACGGGGTGTGTTCGCTGGATGCGATCGCGGCCCAGGAGCGTTCGGTTGCCGTTGCCGCGTCGTCGCTGTTGGTGGTCACCGACGCCCGACGACGTGAGATCTACTGGGCCACATACGACAAAGGGGCACGCACCGCGGGGCCGGCGGTGGGCGCACCCGGCGACGTGGTCGCCGACCTCACCGACGTGCCGATCGACGTGGTGGTCGGTTCGCCCGCACATACCGACCTCTTCGACCGACCGGTGGGCACCGCGTCCGTGCCGACCGTCGCCGGCCTGGTGACGGCCGCGCACGCCGATCTTCGTGACGGCGCGCCGTCGGCAGCGCTGGTGCCCCTCTACCTGCGTCGTCCGGACGCGGTGGAACCCAAGCGCCGCCGCCCCGCCGGTCCACAGCATCAGGAGGTGGCCCGGTGA